In Carcharodon carcharias isolate sCarCar2 chromosome 33, sCarCar2.pri, whole genome shotgun sequence, a genomic segment contains:
- the LOC121272174 gene encoding uncharacterized protein LOC121272174 isoform X4, giving the protein MEDGEMGMNRVQDVCQTFQILEDQKVAHVLQEEEIQQHFSANKLKSQQVRQNLQVARRLQGEEDEKRRQLTQRLRKHIKDVGSDYARTIQEEQDREEDNSRQRRRYKEASSRLRWFAREVGEHHDVEQRTDCVMGQGDEVSPDPWDLPSRQESPHYGQPRSRQPFILSGPEEGAGWDERQRDGKHRRRNAGTEPGAAEAVHNRAARGLVIKHPPTERLGISPSPVHGVPRGKRAVGVKQTPTEGSPRTFPTGSKPQLERPRPWPEGRQNAGGGKERDGQRRRDCPSDWSYTEDSERPSSKPTITGGNPPGCQVEGPDRSRFSPGSRSGLVDGEGLDVTRRSTSDSESHSRRRKRQRDPGELRLRARSEVSHWVGQNGEGPARPKPQRGNGQEAIRRKPRGQGDPRPTADPQGDRHSRLDVERRANHLHHPLDPTERLKQEERPDEERGHHPLAVKEKKQTHHPLVVGEKQARQLLAVNQTHATRSLVGSERPTHYPLRTKAKVKQVHFLLDPEEKMKPAHWSETSKQKQVQHPLELKEKEVRSPMLGRQKHVHSPLAVEGKGRQVQIPLAVRGKDVQSPLAGKRNAIQYRLGAKDTDTIIDYLQDKRKGKDSSPPKHLSKPSLNFKGSSPDTDRGKPVKASSSSRKLLPSLPAGDIREDGTLPPHLLAEKDSIRNPSSDRPKASPAHSGSSCWRDEPSLRATNGQENVLLLFGKEVNHRNLRSSQWKEPNWVRAHEDRIKDRSGRSKADHSQTPSPLNWQENRLHEVTGEQGVSETGKKFASEKSRNLRNGVSSHSWCSDEVLKDLQAMELRKARHQKAKRDERLAQIVQDEKARHQKAKRDERLAQIVQDEEFALHLLRKEMTALRMSEGQKQPESSQKRVDRKNEKSLRSCSPCSVSVDW; this is encoded by the exons ATGGAGGATGGGGAGATGGGAATGAATCGAGTCCAAGATG TTTGTCAAACATTCCAGATTCTAGAAGATCAAAAGGTTGCCCATGTACTGCAGGAAGAAGAGA TCCAGCAGCATTTCTCTGCCAACAAGCTGAAGAGCCAGCAAGTTCGCCAAAACCTCCAGGTGGCAAGGAGACtgcagggggaggaggatgagaagagaaggcagctcacccagaGACTTCGCAAACACAT TAAGGACGTCGGGAGTGATTACGCTCGGACCATCCAAGAGGAACAAGACCGGGAAGAAGACAACAGCCGTCAGCGGCGAAGGTATAAAGAG GCGAGCAGCAGGTTGAGGTGGTTTGCAAGAGAGGTGGGAGAACATCATGATGTGGAGCAGAGGACAGATTGTGTGATGGGGCAGGGTGATGAAG TTTCACCGGATCCCTGGGATCTCCCCTCACGGCAGGAATCTCCTCACTACGGCCAACCCAGGTCTCGCCAGCCCTTCATCCTGAGCGGGCCGGAGGAGGGCGCTGGCTGGgacgagaggcagagagatggaaaGCATCGGCGCCGCAATGCTGGAACAGAACCAGGAGCAGCCGAGGCTGTCCACAACAGAGCTGCTCGAGGCCTGGTCATCAAACACCCGCCCACGGAGCGACTGGGAATTTCTCCCTCTCCGGTTCACGGCGTTCCTCGTGGCAAACGGGCAGTCGGGGTGAAGCAGACCCCCACGGAAGGTTCCCCTCGCACTTTCCCCACCGGGTCAAAGCCCCAACTTGAGAGGCCCAGGCCTTGGCCTGAAGGGAGGCAGAACGCCGGAGGCGGCAAAGAAAGGGATGGGCAAAGGCGGCGGGATTGTCCATCGGATTGGAGTTATACTGAGGACAGTGAGCGTCCTTCGTCGAAGCCGACGATCACTGGCGGAAACCCCCCCGGCTGTCAAGTTGAGGGACCTGATCGCTCCAGGTTCTCTCCCGGCTCCCGATCCGGACTTGTCGACGGAGAGGGCCTCGACGTCACTCGACGGAGCACCTCTGACTCGGAGTCGCACTCGAGACGCCGGAAACGCCAGCGTGACCCCGGGGAACTCCGCCTCCGGGCCAGATCCGAGGTCAGCCATTGGGTCGGACAGAACGGCGAAGGGCCAGCTCGGCCGAAGCCCCAGCGCGGAAATGGCCAGGAGGCCATCAGACGCAAACCCAGAGGCCAGGGGGATCCCAGGCCGACGGCAGACCCCCAAGGAGATCGTCACAGCCGATTGGATGTTGAGCGAAGAGCCAATCATCTCCACCATCCACTGGATCCCACAGAGAGGCTGAAACAGGAGGAGAGACCAGATGAAGAGAGAGGGCATCACCCATTGGCTGTTAAAGAGAAGAAGCAAACCCATCACCCATTGGTCGTTGGTGAAAAGCAAGCTCGCCAACTATTGGCTGTCAATCAGACGCATGCCACTCGCTCATTGGTCGGCAGTGAAAGGCCCACCCATTACCCACTACGCACCAAGGCAAAAGTAAAGCAAGTCCATTTCCTATTGGACCCTGAAGAGAAGATGAAGCCTGCCCATTGGTCAGAGACCAGCAAACAGAAGCAAGTGCAACATCCATTGGAGCTGAAGGAAAAGGAAGTTCGTTCCCCAATGTTGGGCAGGCAGAAGCATGTCCATTCTCCATTGGCTGTTGAAGGGAAGGGAAGGCAAGTCCAAATTCCATTGGCTGTCAGGGGAAAGGATGTCCAATCCCCATTGGCTGGCAAAAGAAATGCCATCCAGTACCGATTGGGCGCCAAAGACACGGACACGATTATTGATTACCTACAGGATAAACGGAAAGGAAAGGACTCCTCGCCTCCAAAACACCTCAGCAAACCATCcctgaatttcaaagggagctcTCCAGACACGGACCGAGGTAAACCTGTGAAAGCTTCTTCAAGCAGCCGAAAGTTGTTACCCTCCCTGCCAGCTGGTGACATTCGGGAGGATGGCACCTTGCCACCTCATCTGCTCGCGGAGAAAGACTCCATCAGGAATCCCAGCAGCGATCGGCCCAAGGCATCGCCTGCTCACTCGGGCAGCTCTTGCTGGAGAGATGAACCTTCGCTGAGGGCTACAAATGGACAGGAG AATGTTTTGCTGCTTTTTGGAAAGGAAGTGAATCACAGGAATTTGCGGAGCAGCCAGTGGAAAGAACCTAACTGGGTCAGAGCTCATGAAGACAGAATCAAGGATAGATCAGGAAGAAGCAAAGCTGATCACAGTCAAACACCCTCCCCATTAAACTGGCAAGAGAACAGGCTCCATGAAG TAACAGGTGAACAGGGAGTTTCTGAAACCGGGAAGAAATTTGCCAGTGAGAAGTCCAGGAACCTGAGGAATGGAGTCAGCAGTCACTCATGGTGCAGCGATGAAGTACTGAAAGACCTCCAAGCGATGGAACTGAGA AAAGCTCGACACCAAAAGGCAAAGAGAGATGAGAGACTGGCTCAGATCGTCCAGGATGAG AAAGCTCGACACCAAAAGGCAAAGAGAGATGAGAGACTGGCTCAGATCGTCCAGGATGAG GAATTCGCCCTGCACCTGTTGAGGAAGGAGATGACGGCACTGAGAATGAGTGAAGGACAGAAGCAgccggaatcatcccagaaaagagtggataggaagaatgagaagtCTCTGAGGAGCTGCAGCCCCTGCTCGGTCagtgtggactgg